One region of Niallia sp. Man26 genomic DNA includes:
- a CDS encoding aldehyde dehydrogenase, which yields MNEKDIELYEVKEIIKKSKEFFETKQTLDVSFRINQLKKLRQAILDNEGKLIDALQSDLGKHPFESYATEIGFVLQSITYTIKNLSKWTKIKKVSSPIALFPAKSYIRHEPYGTVLIIGPFNYPFQLLIEPLIGAIAAGNCAVLKPSELVPAVSKTVTEMISATFDPSFVCIVEGGVETNKALLQGKFDYIFFTGSPAVGKLVMKAAAENLVPVTLELGGKSPAIVDETADIKLAADKIIWGKTVNAGQTCVAPDYVLAHERIKDELIEEMKKTITRFYGESVERSEHFGRIVNMRHFARLQQIMKAEEGSIVHGGGGKEDERFLEPTIISADWDSPSMQDEIFGPILPIIGYSEKRAAVKKVTSMPKALAMYIFTQNKMEEEYWLNTVPSGGVSINDTLTHLANPNLPFGGVGTSGIGSYHGIYSFEAFSHKRSVLKRGKSLKMTDLFPPYTDQQLKLVRRFLK from the coding sequence ATGAACGAAAAAGACATTGAATTGTATGAAGTGAAAGAAATCATAAAAAAGAGTAAAGAGTTTTTTGAAACAAAACAAACATTAGATGTTAGCTTCCGAATAAACCAGCTTAAAAAATTACGGCAGGCTATTCTTGATAATGAAGGAAAGCTTATAGATGCTTTGCAATCAGATTTAGGCAAGCATCCATTTGAGTCCTATGCAACAGAAATAGGCTTTGTATTGCAAAGCATCACCTATACGATAAAAAACTTATCAAAATGGACAAAAATAAAAAAAGTAAGCTCGCCAATAGCGCTTTTTCCAGCCAAAAGCTATATCCGTCACGAGCCGTATGGCACAGTGCTGATTATTGGTCCCTTCAACTATCCGTTTCAGCTTCTGATTGAACCGCTCATTGGCGCAATCGCAGCAGGAAACTGTGCTGTCTTAAAACCGTCCGAACTAGTACCTGCTGTATCAAAGACTGTAACAGAAATGATTTCAGCCACATTTGATCCAAGTTTTGTGTGTATAGTCGAAGGAGGAGTAGAAACGAACAAGGCACTCCTTCAAGGGAAATTCGATTATATATTTTTTACGGGAAGTCCAGCTGTTGGGAAGCTTGTTATGAAGGCAGCCGCAGAAAACCTCGTTCCTGTAACGTTAGAATTAGGAGGCAAAAGTCCGGCAATTGTTGATGAAACGGCAGATATAAAGCTGGCTGCTGACAAGATTATATGGGGAAAGACAGTCAATGCAGGACAAACCTGTGTCGCTCCAGATTATGTGTTAGCACATGAACGTATAAAAGATGAACTTATCGAGGAAATGAAAAAGACGATAACTCGTTTTTATGGAGAATCAGTTGAAAGAAGTGAGCATTTCGGAAGAATTGTTAATATGAGGCATTTTGCGCGGCTTCAGCAAATTATGAAAGCGGAAGAAGGAAGCATTGTGCATGGCGGTGGCGGGAAGGAAGACGAAAGGTTCCTTGAGCCAACAATAATAAGTGCTGACTGGGATTCACCTTCCATGCAGGATGAAATCTTTGGACCAATCTTGCCGATTATCGGCTATTCAGAAAAAAGGGCAGCAGTAAAAAAGGTAACAAGCATGCCAAAGGCTCTCGCGATGTATATTTTCACACAAAATAAGATGGAGGAAGAGTATTGGCTAAACACTGTCCCATCTGGCGGTGTCAGCATAAATGATACACTGACACATTTGGCAAATCCTAATTTGCCGTTCGGAGGCGTTGGAACCTCAGGTATTGGTTCCTATCATGGTATCTACAGCTTTGAGGCTTTTTCCCATAAGAGAAGTGTTTTAAAAAGGGGAAAAAGCTTAAAGATGACAGACCTCTTTCCTCCATATACAGATCAGCAGCTCAAGCTTGTCCGACGGTTTTTGAAATGA
- the aroD gene encoding type I 3-dehydroquinate dehydratase yields MVRPLKIRAVTIGEGIPKICVSLIGETASQLKEEAEFLMSEGVDVIEWRVDFFENGDDVNEVLRTLTYIRNWIGDTPLVFTFRSKKEGGEREIEREAYSMINKAAASSGAADLIDVELFGQEEDVVELIKFAHDHQVAVILSNHDFGQTPAKEEIIARLKKAQELGGDLPKIALMPQSMQDVITLLDAVNTMKEKYADRPIIAMSMGGQGAISRIAGEAFGSALTFGAAKKASAPGQIPIGKLKQAMAILHDSI; encoded by the coding sequence ATGGTTAGACCGTTAAAAATTAGAGCTGTTACAATCGGTGAAGGCATACCCAAAATCTGTGTTTCATTAATTGGTGAAACAGCAAGCCAGCTTAAGGAAGAAGCAGAATTTTTGATGAGCGAAGGAGTCGATGTAATTGAATGGCGCGTTGACTTTTTTGAAAATGGAGACGATGTAAACGAAGTACTTCGTACGCTCACATATATTAGAAATTGGATCGGTGATACGCCTCTTGTTTTTACCTTCCGAAGCAAGAAGGAAGGCGGCGAAAGAGAGATTGAGCGGGAAGCTTATAGTATGATAAATAAAGCGGCAGCAAGTTCAGGAGCTGCTGATTTAATAGATGTGGAGCTGTTTGGGCAAGAAGAAGATGTAGTGGAGCTTATTAAGTTTGCTCATGACCACCAAGTTGCGGTCATCCTTTCCAATCATGATTTTGGTCAGACACCGGCGAAAGAAGAAATCATTGCCCGGCTGAAAAAGGCACAGGAATTGGGCGGGGACCTGCCTAAGATTGCACTCATGCCGCAAAGCATGCAAGATGTGATTACACTGTTGGATGCAGTAAATACGATGAAAGAGAAATATGCGGACAGACCAATCATAGCTATGTCAATGGGAGGACAAGGAGCTATAAGCCGTATTGCCGGCGAAGCTTTTGGTTCGGCTCTTACATTTGGCGCCGCCAAAAAAGCCTCTGCTCCTGGACAAATACCGATCGGGAAATTAAAACAAGCAATGGCTATCTTGCATGACAGCATATGA
- a CDS encoding shikimate kinase, with translation MGVGKTSIGKIVAKKLYRDFLDVDHVIEEEYGMPVSKIFEQVGEKAFREKEKQVVTELSKKKLLVLSLGGGSFLQEEIKQACLDNCIVIHLDLSWDSWKDRINLIIDSRPVLKDKSLDDMEELFNSRKQIYADHHSKVDTDSKDMEEIADYIVDSLKYAWDLYEPR, from the coding sequence ATGGGCGTTGGCAAAACAAGTATAGGGAAGATAGTTGCCAAAAAGCTGTATCGCGACTTTTTGGATGTAGATCATGTTATTGAAGAAGAGTATGGCATGCCTGTTTCAAAAATCTTCGAACAGGTTGGAGAAAAAGCATTCAGAGAAAAAGAAAAGCAAGTGGTGACAGAGCTGAGCAAAAAAAAGCTCCTTGTTCTTTCACTTGGCGGCGGTTCCTTCTTGCAGGAAGAAATTAAGCAGGCTTGCTTAGACAACTGTATTGTTATCCATCTAGACCTATCTTGGGATTCTTGGAAGGATCGAATTAATCTTATCATTGACAGCAGACCTGTCCTTAAGGATAAATCGCTTGATGATATGGAGGAGCTGTTCAACAGCAGGAAACAAATTTATGCTGACCACCATTCGAAGGTAGATACAGACAGCAAGGATATGGAAGAAATTGCAGATTATATTGTTGATTCTTTAAAATATGCTTGGGATTTATATGAACCAAGGTAA
- the katA gene encoding catalase KatA yields the protein MSNNKLTTSWGAPVGDNQNSMTAGDRGPTLIQDVHLLEKLAHFNRERVPERVVHAKGAGAHGYFEVTNDLTKYTKANFLNEVGKRTPMFIRFSTVAGELGSADTVRDPRGFAVKFYTEEGNYDIVGNNTPVFFIRDAIKFPDFIHTQKRDPKTHLKNPTAVWDFWSHSPESLHQVSILMSDRGIPATLRHMHGFGSHTFKWVNKEGEAVWVKYHFKTEQGVKNLDVATAAKLAGENPDYHTEDLFNAIEAGDFPAWTLYVQIMPVEDANTYRFDPFDVTKVWSQKDYPLIEVGRMVLNRNPENYFAEVEQATFSPGTFVPGVEASPDKMLQGRLFAYADAHRYRVGVNHNALPINRPQSPVNNYQRDGQMRFDGNGGGSVYYEPNSFSGPKESAEDKTSSFAVSGVADSVAYDHNDHYTQAGDLYRLLSEEERARLVENIVGAMKPVELEEIKLRQIGHFYKADPEYGTRIAEGLGLAVPEAVK from the coding sequence ATGTCAAACAATAAACTAACTACTAGCTGGGGTGCACCAGTAGGAGACAACCAAAACTCTATGACTGCTGGCGACCGCGGACCAACATTAATCCAAGATGTTCATTTGCTTGAGAAATTAGCTCATTTTAACAGAGAACGTGTACCTGAGCGTGTTGTTCACGCAAAAGGAGCTGGCGCACACGGCTACTTCGAAGTGACAAATGACTTAACAAAATATACAAAAGCTAACTTCCTTAATGAAGTAGGTAAAAGAACTCCAATGTTCATTCGCTTCTCTACAGTTGCAGGTGAGCTAGGTTCTGCTGATACAGTTCGTGACCCACGCGGTTTCGCTGTTAAGTTTTATACAGAAGAAGGTAACTATGATATCGTTGGTAACAATACGCCTGTATTCTTTATCCGTGATGCAATCAAGTTCCCTGACTTTATTCATACACAAAAAAGAGATCCAAAAACACATTTGAAAAACCCTACTGCAGTTTGGGATTTCTGGTCTCATTCACCAGAATCACTGCACCAAGTTTCAATCTTGATGTCTGACCGCGGTATCCCTGCAACACTTCGCCATATGCATGGTTTCGGAAGCCATACCTTTAAATGGGTAAACAAAGAAGGCGAAGCTGTTTGGGTGAAATATCACTTCAAGACAGAGCAAGGTGTGAAAAATCTTGATGTTGCAACTGCAGCAAAATTAGCTGGTGAAAACCCAGATTATCATACAGAAGATTTATTCAATGCTATTGAAGCTGGCGACTTCCCTGCTTGGACATTATATGTACAAATCATGCCTGTTGAAGATGCTAACACATACCGCTTCGATCCATTTGATGTAACAAAAGTATGGTCTCAAAAAGACTATCCATTAATTGAAGTTGGTCGCATGGTGCTTAACCGCAACCCAGAAAACTATTTTGCTGAGGTTGAGCAAGCAACATTCTCACCTGGAACATTCGTACCAGGAGTTGAAGCATCACCAGATAAAATGCTTCAAGGCCGTCTGTTTGCATATGCTGATGCACACCGCTACCGTGTTGGTGTTAACCACAATGCACTTCCAATCAACCGTCCGCAAAGCCCTGTGAATAACTATCAACGTGATGGTCAAATGCGCTTTGACGGCAATGGCGGAGGCTCTGTATATTATGAGCCAAACAGCTTCAGCGGTCCTAAAGAATCTGCCGAGGACAAAACATCTTCATTCGCAGTTTCTGGAGTAGCTGACAGTGTTGCATATGATCACAATGACCATTACACACAAGCTGGCGATTTATACCGCTTATTATCAGAAGAAGAGCGTGCTAGATTGGTAGAAAACATTGTTGGTGCAATGAAACCAGTAGAATTAGAAGAAATCAAACTTCGTCAAATCGGACACTTCTACAAAGCAGATCCAGAATACGGAACACGCATTGCAGAAGGACTTGGCTTAGCTGTTCCTGAAGCAGTAAAATAA
- a CDS encoding aldo/keto reductase, producing MSLTLSSTKKLSNGVEIPYLGLGVFLVKDPAECENAVKAAIKNGYRSIDTATRYENESFVGNALQAVDVPREELFITTKVWLSDFGYEETKQALRRSLQEMQLEYLDLYLIHWAAPNYAETWRAMEDLYEEGLVKAIGVCNFQIHHLEKLAETARITPMLNQIETHPLFQQKELREYMEKHGIAHEAWAPLAQGRDGLFENPTLQGIGDKYGKSTAQVMLRWHLQRDTIIIPKSVHEHRIIENANLFDFTLTDEDMKAIEQLDTGSRVFGDPDDIERLTALQQQ from the coding sequence TTGTCATTAACACTTAGCAGTACAAAAAAACTTAGCAATGGTGTAGAAATCCCTTATTTAGGCTTAGGAGTCTTTCTTGTGAAAGATCCTGCAGAATGTGAAAATGCAGTGAAAGCTGCGATTAAAAACGGCTACCGTTCCATTGATACGGCAACCCGGTATGAAAACGAAAGCTTCGTTGGCAATGCACTACAAGCAGTTGATGTGCCGAGGGAGGAATTATTCATTACAACAAAGGTATGGCTGAGCGACTTTGGCTATGAAGAAACGAAACAAGCACTGCGCCGATCATTGCAAGAAATGCAGCTTGAATATCTTGATCTTTATCTTATTCACTGGGCTGCTCCAAACTATGCCGAAACATGGCGGGCAATGGAGGATTTGTACGAGGAAGGACTTGTGAAGGCCATCGGTGTGTGTAACTTCCAAATTCACCATCTTGAAAAGCTTGCAGAAACGGCAAGAATTACACCGATGCTGAATCAGATTGAAACACATCCTTTATTCCAGCAAAAAGAATTACGCGAATATATGGAAAAGCATGGGATTGCACATGAAGCATGGGCACCGTTAGCTCAAGGCAGAGATGGACTTTTTGAAAATCCGACATTGCAAGGTATCGGAGATAAATACGGAAAATCAACAGCGCAAGTTATGCTAAGATGGCATCTTCAAAGAGATACAATCATCATTCCGAAGTCTGTTCATGAGCATCGCATTATTGAAAATGCCAATCTGTTCGACTTTACTTTAACTGATGAAGATATGAAAGCGATTGAGCAGCTTGATACTGGTTCACGTGTTTTCGGTGATCCTGATGATATTGAAAGATTAACTGCCTTACAGCAGCAATAA
- a CDS encoding GntR family transcriptional regulator — protein MKNISQISRISLRDQVYQQLKQAVIHLELAPGEKISDKLLAEQFGVSRTPVREALKRLEDEGLVISSPGSETKVSLIDIEQAKHAFTVVAALNALAAKLALPYLTEAHCKELITLNEDFEKAIMKEDKYEAIKKDDQFHSVLLHASNNPEIEMALERLLPKIRRLELLKFNKVDGLSSIRQHNEIIACLENGNHQELSKLVEENWLSLASYLTKV, from the coding sequence ATGAAAAATATTTCTCAAATCAGCAGAATTTCCTTAAGAGATCAAGTATACCAACAGTTAAAGCAGGCCGTAATTCATCTCGAACTCGCCCCTGGCGAAAAGATCAGCGACAAGCTTCTTGCTGAACAATTCGGCGTCAGCAGGACACCAGTAAGAGAAGCGTTGAAAAGATTGGAGGATGAGGGACTAGTCATATCTTCTCCTGGTTCAGAAACAAAGGTTAGCTTGATTGACATTGAACAGGCTAAACATGCCTTTACAGTCGTTGCAGCCTTAAATGCTTTAGCTGCAAAACTCGCTCTGCCTTATTTAACGGAAGCACACTGCAAGGAACTAATCACCTTAAATGAAGATTTTGAAAAAGCAATAATGAAAGAAGATAAATATGAAGCAATTAAAAAAGACGATCAATTTCACTCTGTGCTATTGCATGCATCCAATAATCCAGAGATTGAAATGGCGCTTGAGCGCCTTCTTCCGAAAATTAGAAGACTTGAGTTGCTTAAATTTAATAAGGTGGACGGTCTTTCATCCATCCGCCAACATAACGAAATAATTGCCTGCCTCGAAAACGGAAACCACCAGGAGCTTTCAAAGCTTGTGGAAGAAAACTGGCTGAGTCTGGCATCCTACTTAACAAAAGTATAA